The proteins below are encoded in one region of Micromonospora sp. DSM 45708:
- a CDS encoding DUF3050 domain-containing protein, protein MSRYDWGKTHPGIERLERAVTERRDVVVNHPLYANLDTHEALVTFMEHHVFAVWDFMSLLKSLQRQLTCVTVPWIPTGPTGSRRLINDIVMVEESDELGEGYISHFELYVRGMTEAGADTGAVEKLVDLLRAGRPVTEAFGEAGVPAPSAAFAGTTWRIIETTPVHCQAAAFAFGREDLIPEMFTQVVAVNERSNRLNTFVDYLERHIEVDGEQHTPMAMQMLADLCGDDDTKWQECADTVNDALAARARLWDDILAAIKEGRPA, encoded by the coding sequence ATGTCACGGTACGACTGGGGGAAGACGCACCCGGGGATCGAGCGGCTGGAGCGGGCGGTGACCGAACGCCGCGACGTGGTGGTCAACCACCCGCTCTACGCCAACCTGGACACGCACGAGGCGCTCGTCACGTTCATGGAGCACCACGTCTTCGCGGTCTGGGACTTCATGTCCCTGCTGAAGTCGTTGCAGCGCCAGCTCACCTGCGTCACGGTCCCGTGGATCCCGACCGGCCCGACCGGCAGCCGCCGCCTGATCAACGACATCGTCATGGTCGAGGAGAGCGACGAGCTGGGTGAGGGCTACATCAGCCACTTCGAGCTCTACGTGCGCGGCATGACCGAGGCCGGCGCGGACACCGGCGCGGTGGAGAAGCTTGTCGACCTGCTGCGCGCCGGACGGCCGGTCACCGAGGCGTTCGGCGAGGCCGGGGTGCCGGCGCCGTCGGCGGCGTTCGCGGGCACCACCTGGCGGATCATCGAGACCACGCCGGTGCACTGCCAGGCGGCGGCGTTCGCGTTCGGCCGGGAGGATCTCATCCCGGAGATGTTCACCCAGGTCGTCGCCGTCAACGAGCGCAGCAACCGGCTGAACACGTTCGTCGACTACCTGGAGCGGCACATCGAGGTCGACGGCGAGCAGCACACCCCGATGGCCATGCAGATGCTCGCCGACCTGTGCGGCGACGACGACACCAAGTGGCAGGAGTGCGCGGACACGGTGAACGACGCGCTGGCCGCCCGGGCCCGGCTCTGGGACGACATCCTCGCCGCGATCAAGGAGGGCCGTCCGGCGTGA
- the hppD gene encoding 4-hydroxyphenylpyruvate dioxygenase, with translation MHINGIDHLELYVGDARQAAFYFDTAIGFRLRGQGGPETGLAGQRSLLLAQAGIRLLLTTGLSAEHPAATYVHRHGDGIAVVALAVDDAAGAYAELVARGATGVTPPRAYTGADAEVVIAEVGGFGDVLHRLVERRGDRGVFLPGAIEPVAAPDGDALLAEVDHLAVCVPPGQLDATVAHYEKVFDFAHIFTEHVEVAGQAMNSKVVQSRSGQVTLVLLEPDTGARPGQIEDFLRWHAGAGVQHLGLRTDDIVATVGALAGRGVRFARTPGAYYDDLEQRVGRLDAPVDRLRELSILVDSDHDGQLLQIFTESMHVRRTLFLEVIERRGARTFGSGNIKALYEAKERELAAAGATPVVAAGGVTA, from the coding sequence ATGCACATCAACGGCATAGACCATCTGGAGCTTTACGTGGGGGACGCCCGGCAGGCGGCCTTCTACTTCGACACCGCGATCGGGTTCCGGCTGCGCGGCCAGGGCGGACCGGAGACCGGGCTGGCCGGGCAGCGTTCCCTGCTGCTGGCGCAGGCCGGCATCCGGCTGCTGCTGACCACCGGCCTGTCCGCCGAGCACCCGGCCGCCACGTACGTGCACCGGCACGGCGACGGCATCGCCGTGGTCGCGCTCGCGGTCGACGACGCCGCCGGGGCGTACGCGGAGCTGGTGGCCCGCGGCGCGACCGGGGTGACCCCGCCGCGCGCCTACACCGGCGCGGACGCCGAGGTGGTGATCGCGGAGGTCGGCGGCTTCGGCGACGTGCTGCACCGCCTCGTCGAGCGGCGCGGCGACCGCGGCGTGTTCCTGCCCGGCGCGATCGAACCGGTCGCCGCGCCGGACGGGGACGCGCTGCTGGCCGAGGTCGACCACCTGGCGGTCTGCGTGCCGCCCGGGCAGCTCGACGCCACCGTGGCGCACTACGAGAAGGTGTTCGACTTCGCGCACATCTTCACCGAGCACGTCGAGGTCGCCGGGCAGGCGATGAACTCCAAGGTGGTGCAGAGCCGGTCCGGGCAGGTCACGCTGGTACTGCTGGAACCGGACACCGGCGCGCGTCCGGGCCAGATCGAGGACTTCCTGCGCTGGCACGCCGGCGCCGGCGTGCAGCACCTGGGGCTGCGCACCGACGACATCGTCGCCACGGTCGGCGCGCTCGCCGGCCGGGGGGTGCGCTTCGCCCGCACCCCGGGCGCCTACTACGACGACCTGGAACAGCGGGTCGGCCGGCTGGACGCGCCGGTGGACCGGCTGCGCGAGCTGAGCATCCTGGTCGACTCCGACCACGACGGCCAGCTCCTGCAGATCTTCACCGAGTCGATGCACGTGCGTCGCACGCTCTTCCTGGAGGTCATCGAGCGGCGCGGGGCGCGCACCTTCGGCAGCGGCAACATCAAGGCGCTCTACGAGGCCAAGGAACGTGAACTGGCCGCGGCGGGGGCGACCCCCGTCGTCGCGGCCGGAGGGGTGACGGCATGA
- a CDS encoding beta-ketoacyl-[acyl-carrier-protein] synthase family protein, with the protein MTAVITGMGLFTPAGRGVTDTFDALLTGRSGLRRPPEGHPARDSLEVAGVLPDIDPRSVASGPETKVLDRVVLLALLTAAEALTDAGIEVGRDVDPERIAVIVGGVGGMSTLERQIVARAERGRAAVSPYLLTGILPNMPSARIAIAHGIRGYSSSVGTACASGAQAVADGVRLIRADEADVVVCGASEAPLFGTFADTFGNARALARGWDEPTEASRPFDKRRNGFVLAEGAALLVLERAGHAAARGVTGYAEVAGYGTNTDAYHPTAPRPDGAGAAACMRRALAAGGIGPADVGYVNAHGTGTKLGDVAETVALADVFGVGGVPVSSTKALTGHLLGASGVLEAAATALALRRGLLPPTYHLDDPDPECEADHVRAVPRPTRTDHALTNSFGFGGQNVSLLLRRIATPDAD; encoded by the coding sequence ATGACCGCCGTGATCACCGGCATGGGGCTGTTCACGCCGGCCGGTCGCGGCGTGACGGACACGTTCGACGCGCTGCTCACCGGCCGCTCCGGCCTGCGCCGGCCCCCCGAGGGGCACCCGGCGCGGGACAGCCTGGAGGTGGCCGGGGTGCTGCCGGACATCGACCCGCGCAGCGTCGCCTCCGGACCGGAGACGAAGGTGCTCGACCGGGTCGTGCTGCTCGCGCTGCTCACCGCCGCCGAGGCGCTCACCGACGCCGGCATCGAGGTGGGGCGCGACGTCGACCCGGAGCGGATCGCGGTGATCGTCGGCGGGGTCGGCGGCATGTCCACGCTGGAACGCCAGATCGTGGCCCGGGCCGAACGCGGCCGGGCGGCGGTCAGCCCGTACCTGCTCACCGGGATCCTGCCGAACATGCCGTCGGCCCGGATCGCCATCGCGCACGGCATCCGCGGCTACAGCTCGTCGGTGGGCACGGCCTGCGCCTCCGGCGCTCAGGCCGTCGCCGACGGGGTACGCCTGATCCGCGCCGACGAGGCCGACGTGGTGGTCTGCGGGGCCAGCGAAGCGCCGCTGTTCGGCACGTTCGCCGACACGTTCGGCAACGCCCGGGCGCTGGCCCGCGGCTGGGACGAGCCCACCGAGGCCAGCCGGCCGTTCGACAAGCGCCGCAACGGGTTCGTGCTCGCCGAGGGCGCGGCGCTGCTGGTGCTGGAGCGGGCCGGGCACGCCGCCGCCCGGGGCGTCACCGGCTACGCCGAGGTCGCCGGCTACGGCACCAACACCGACGCGTACCACCCGACCGCGCCACGGCCGGACGGCGCCGGCGCCGCCGCGTGCATGCGCCGGGCCCTCGCCGCCGGCGGGATCGGGCCGGCGGACGTCGGCTACGTCAACGCGCACGGCACCGGCACGAAGCTCGGCGACGTCGCCGAGACGGTCGCGCTGGCCGACGTGTTCGGCGTCGGCGGCGTGCCGGTCAGCTCCACCAAGGCGCTGACCGGGCACCTGCTCGGCGCGTCCGGCGTGCTGGAGGCCGCGGCCACCGCGCTGGCGTTGCGGCGCGGCCTGCTCCCACCCACCTACCACCTGGACGACCCGGACCCGGAGTGCGAGGCGGACCACGTCCGCGCCGTGCCCCGGCCCACCCGGACCGACCACGCGCTGACGAACTCGTTCGGGTTCGGCGGCCAGAACGTCAGCCTGCTGCTGCGCCGGATCGCCACCCCGGACGCGGACTGA
- a CDS encoding SGNH/GDSL hydrolase family protein: protein MSSTLTEATDPWCLRPGEATDLLRDHPWHRFVVLGDSVAEGLCEPLDGYPDVQWADRVAAELRAVRPELAYLNLGRRGLRAHEVRATQLADALAFGPDLALVVCGGNDAFRPGYDPDAVDVELAAIITALRDAGADVITVGMFDVSHSPAVRDTLRAGLGARMRRLARHTRAVAERLGTLHVHLTDHPLVADPSLYSGDGRHGSARSDAVATAETLRVLATHHTRRAPAADGSRPGPVAGD from the coding sequence ATGTCATCGACGTTGACCGAGGCCACGGATCCCTGGTGCCTGCGCCCCGGCGAGGCCACCGACCTGCTGCGCGACCATCCGTGGCACCGGTTCGTGGTGCTCGGCGACAGCGTCGCGGAGGGCCTGTGCGAGCCGCTCGACGGCTACCCGGACGTGCAGTGGGCCGACCGGGTCGCGGCCGAACTTCGGGCCGTGCGGCCGGAGCTGGCATACCTCAACCTGGGGCGGCGCGGGCTGCGGGCGCACGAGGTGCGGGCCACGCAACTGGCCGACGCGCTGGCGTTCGGACCGGACCTGGCGCTGGTGGTGTGCGGTGGCAACGACGCGTTCCGGCCCGGCTACGACCCCGACGCGGTGGACGTGGAGCTGGCCGCGATCATCACCGCGTTACGTGACGCCGGGGCGGACGTGATCACGGTGGGCATGTTCGACGTCTCGCACAGCCCTGCGGTGCGGGACACGCTACGGGCCGGGCTGGGCGCGCGGATGCGCCGGCTGGCTCGGCACACCCGCGCGGTGGCCGAGCGCCTCGGCACGCTGCACGTGCACCTCACCGACCATCCGCTGGTCGCCGACCCGTCGCTGTACAGCGGCGACGGCCGGCACGGCAGCGCCCGCAGCGACGCCGTCGCCACCGCCGAGACCCTCCGCGTGCTCGCCACCCACCACACCCGGCGCGCACCCGCCGCGGACGGGTCGCGACCCGGACCGGTCGCCGGCGACTGA
- a CDS encoding alpha-ketoacid dehydrogenase subunit beta: MPRLSYRRALTRALADEMTRDESVVVLGEDIRVAAANVTTGLVKKFGPERVRDTPLSEQAFTSFATGAALAGARPVVEFQIPSLLFLVFEQIVNHAHKFPLMTGGQCAVPVTYLVPGSGSRTGWAGQHSDHPYALFAHAGVTTVVPATPADAYGLLVSAIRCDDPVVVFAPAGALELREDVTEPAPVPLGRGVVRRAGDDVTVVAVGHLVHDALAVADELAGQASVEVFDPRTLYPFDWDGLVGSVSRTGRLVVVDDGNRSCGIAGEIIATVVERVRLAAPPRRVTRPDGAVLPFAPALDRAVQPGRDQLTAAIQLTLKDG; this comes from the coding sequence ATGCCCCGGCTCTCCTACCGTAGGGCGCTCACCCGGGCGCTCGCCGACGAGATGACCCGCGACGAGTCGGTGGTGGTGCTCGGCGAGGACATCCGGGTGGCCGCCGCGAACGTCACCACCGGCCTGGTGAAGAAGTTCGGCCCGGAGCGGGTGCGCGACACCCCGCTGTCGGAGCAGGCGTTCACCAGCTTCGCCACCGGGGCGGCGCTGGCCGGGGCCCGCCCGGTGGTCGAGTTCCAGATCCCGTCGCTGCTGTTCCTGGTCTTCGAGCAGATCGTCAACCACGCGCACAAGTTCCCGCTGATGACCGGCGGCCAGTGCGCGGTGCCGGTCACCTACCTGGTGCCCGGCTCCGGTTCCCGCACCGGTTGGGCCGGGCAGCACTCCGACCACCCGTACGCGCTGTTCGCCCACGCCGGAGTGACCACCGTGGTGCCGGCCACCCCGGCCGACGCGTACGGGCTGCTGGTCTCCGCGATCCGCTGCGACGACCCGGTGGTGGTCTTCGCCCCGGCCGGGGCCCTGGAGTTGCGGGAGGACGTGACCGAGCCGGCGCCGGTGCCGCTGGGCCGGGGCGTGGTCCGCCGGGCCGGCGACGACGTCACGGTGGTCGCGGTCGGGCACCTGGTGCACGACGCGCTCGCGGTCGCCGACGAGTTGGCCGGCCAGGCGTCGGTGGAGGTCTTCGACCCGCGCACGCTGTACCCGTTCGACTGGGACGGACTCGTCGGGTCGGTGAGCCGTACCGGACGCCTCGTCGTGGTCGACGACGGCAACCGCTCCTGCGGCATCGCCGGGGAGATCATCGCGACAGTGGTGGAGCGGGTCCGGCTGGCCGCCCCGCCGAGGCGGGTCACCCGGCCCGACGGCGCGGTGCTGCCGTTCGCGCCGGCCCTGGACCGGGCCGTGCAGCCCGGCCGGGACCAGCTCACCGCCGCCATCCAACTGACCCTCAAGGACGGATGA
- a CDS encoding class I adenylate-forming enzyme family protein, which translates to MRTKGLRGVLAADTELGAGNVLARVLAHGADPDGPGLTFDTAVDGHPAETPLTLGELDRMVTARAAWLHERGVKPRDPVAVWAGTAADMVLSFLALTRLGAIPALMNGRLRPEIAAEYIRRLRAAGVLADADHAAALAGHDLGAPLLGEPAHAGAGDPAAAPAHYRHHPEDPIVITHTSGTTGVPKAVLHSHASLFAATRHLLSMPQAQGTTRILNALPAPHTATVLMVNQALGNRAQMYLLSEQGGERVLDAIQRWRPDGVFGFSMTWAELARFDLSGYDLDSVRLWFNTGDCSHEPHVRRLVAVGSRDVVTRDGVTRVPGSVFIDGLGSSEMGHSMFHITHTVDTDRYGRCVGRPYRFARVAVLDADGNELPAGQVGWLGIDSPSLFRGYWNDSVTTYRFRLRGWYLTGDLVYADDDGRYYHLDRAVDSVEVAGGKRFFTALSEERILAACADVTDCTVVIVADGDQVTTDVLLELAAGADPGEDRTARIRAALGPDVAATLRRVVPVRAEDIPVTVTGKVRKVALRERYLTEAPS; encoded by the coding sequence ATGAGGACGAAAGGTCTACGCGGCGTGCTCGCCGCCGACACCGAACTGGGCGCGGGCAACGTGCTCGCCCGGGTGCTGGCCCACGGCGCCGACCCGGACGGGCCGGGGCTCACCTTCGACACCGCTGTCGACGGCCACCCGGCCGAGACCCCGCTGACCCTCGGCGAACTCGACCGGATGGTCACCGCCCGGGCGGCCTGGCTGCACGAACGCGGGGTGAAGCCGCGCGACCCGGTCGCGGTCTGGGCCGGCACCGCCGCCGACATGGTGCTGTCGTTCCTGGCGCTGACCCGCCTCGGCGCCATCCCGGCGCTGATGAACGGCCGGCTGCGCCCGGAGATCGCCGCCGAGTACATCCGCCGGCTGCGCGCCGCCGGCGTGCTCGCCGACGCCGACCACGCCGCCGCGCTGGCCGGACACGACCTGGGCGCCCCGCTGCTCGGTGAGCCGGCGCACGCCGGTGCCGGCGACCCGGCCGCCGCGCCCGCGCACTACCGGCACCACCCCGAGGACCCGATCGTGATCACGCACACCTCCGGCACCACCGGCGTGCCGAAGGCGGTGCTGCACTCGCACGCCAGCCTCTTCGCCGCCACCCGGCACCTGCTGTCCATGCCGCAGGCCCAGGGCACCACCCGGATCCTCAACGCGTTGCCCGCCCCGCACACCGCCACCGTGCTCATGGTCAACCAGGCGCTGGGCAACCGGGCGCAGATGTACCTGCTCTCCGAGCAGGGCGGCGAACGGGTGCTCGACGCGATCCAGCGGTGGCGGCCGGACGGCGTCTTCGGCTTCTCGATGACCTGGGCCGAACTGGCCCGCTTCGACCTGTCCGGCTACGACCTGGACTCGGTACGGCTGTGGTTCAACACCGGTGACTGCTCGCACGAGCCGCACGTGCGCCGGCTGGTCGCGGTCGGCTCGCGGGACGTGGTGACCCGCGACGGGGTGACCCGGGTGCCCGGCTCGGTCTTCATCGACGGGCTGGGCTCCAGCGAGATGGGCCACTCGATGTTCCACATCACGCACACCGTGGACACCGACCGCTACGGCCGCTGCGTCGGCCGCCCGTACCGGTTCGCGCGGGTGGCCGTGCTCGACGCGGACGGCAACGAGCTGCCCGCCGGGCAGGTCGGCTGGCTGGGCATCGACTCGCCGTCGTTGTTCCGCGGCTACTGGAACGACTCGGTCACCACCTACCGGTTCCGGCTGCGCGGCTGGTACCTCACCGGCGACCTGGTGTACGCCGACGACGACGGCCGCTACTACCACCTGGACCGGGCGGTCGACTCGGTCGAGGTGGCGGGCGGGAAGCGCTTCTTCACCGCGCTGTCCGAGGAGCGGATCCTCGCCGCCTGCGCCGACGTGACCGACTGCACGGTGGTCATCGTCGCCGACGGCGACCAGGTGACGACCGACGTGCTGCTGGAGCTGGCGGCCGGCGCCGACCCGGGCGAGGACCGCACCGCCCGCATCCGCGCGGCGCTCGGGCCCGACGTGGCCGCCACGCTGCGCCGGGTGGTGCCGGTGCGCGCCGAGGACATCCCGGTCACCGTGACCGGCAAGGTCCGCAAGGTGGCGCTGCGCGAGCGCTACCTGACCGAGGCGCCGTCATGA
- a CDS encoding alpha/beta fold hydrolase, translating to MQRITAADGAEIVLHSRGTGPGLVVVHGGGVTIAEYRRLAARLAERFTVHLYNRRGRADAPARREPYSVEQEIDDLGAVLAHTGTRWAVGHSYGAFIVLRAALRLPLERIAVYDAPLRLAGHGMPMAFLEPAEAAVRAGRTARALAIVGAGVDPQNPASRLPLPVRTAITRLFLRTEVGRTMGALVGMTLAESRQILAHDGPAEQYAGVTADTLLISGARAAPFFTETNELLAAVLPHARTLRVPGSAHNGIAVAPPALVTPLTAFFTTPGDHEVGGDTSDAGHR from the coding sequence ATGCAACGGATCACGGCGGCGGACGGCGCGGAGATCGTCCTGCACTCCAGGGGCACCGGGCCGGGGCTCGTGGTGGTGCACGGCGGCGGGGTGACGATCGCGGAGTACCGTCGACTGGCCGCGCGACTCGCCGAGCGGTTCACCGTGCACCTCTACAACCGCCGGGGGCGGGCGGACGCCCCAGCCCGGCGCGAGCCGTACTCGGTGGAGCAGGAGATCGACGACCTCGGCGCGGTGCTCGCGCACACCGGCACCCGATGGGCGGTCGGGCACAGCTACGGCGCGTTCATCGTGCTACGCGCCGCGCTGCGACTGCCGCTGGAACGGATCGCGGTCTACGACGCCCCGCTGCGACTGGCCGGGCACGGCATGCCGATGGCGTTCCTCGAACCGGCCGAGGCGGCCGTCCGGGCCGGACGGACCGCCCGGGCGCTGGCCATCGTGGGCGCCGGCGTCGACCCGCAGAACCCGGCGTCGCGGCTGCCGCTGCCGGTCCGGACCGCGATCACCCGACTCTTCCTGCGTACCGAGGTCGGGCGCACCATGGGCGCACTGGTCGGGATGACGCTCGCCGAGTCACGCCAGATCCTGGCGCACGACGGGCCGGCCGAGCAGTACGCCGGCGTCACCGCCGACACGCTCCTGATCAGCGGCGCCCGGGCCGCGCCGTTCTTCACCGAGACCAACGAACTGCTGGCCGCCGTCCTCCCGCACGCCCGCACGCTGCGCGTGCCCGGCAGCGCCCACAACGGCATCGCCGTGGCGCCGCCCGCCCTGGTCACCCCCCTGACCGCCTTCTTCACCACCCCCGGCGATCATGAGGTTGGCGGCGACACGTCCGACGCCGGGCACCGCTAA
- a CDS encoding thiamine pyrophosphate-dependent dehydrogenase E1 component subunit alpha, whose translation MTGPDPAALYRTVRLIRRFEERAIELVDAGEIVGGIHPYLGQEGIAAGVCAALEAGDLVTGTHRGHGHVLAKGADPARMLAELCGRVTGLNRGRGGSMHAADFGVGVLGANAIVGAAGAILTGAVWERRRRGADLVGATFFGDGAVNEGMLLEAFNLAALWRVPVLFVCENNGYATTMPVAGAVAGTIAGRAEAFGMPATAVDGQDPETVREAAAAAVARMRAGGGPELIEAHTYRFDAHHTFEHRVRLDYRPPQEVADGRSRDPVEIAGARLDPAARAEIDASVEAVLAAAVDFALAGPHPDPATALDHLYASGLTARTGGG comes from the coding sequence GTGACCGGCCCCGACCCGGCCGCGCTCTACCGGACGGTCCGGCTGATCCGCCGCTTCGAGGAACGCGCGATCGAGCTGGTCGACGCCGGGGAGATCGTCGGCGGCATCCACCCGTACCTGGGCCAGGAGGGGATCGCCGCCGGGGTGTGCGCGGCGCTGGAGGCCGGCGACCTGGTCACCGGCACCCACCGTGGCCACGGGCACGTGCTGGCCAAGGGCGCCGACCCGGCCCGGATGCTGGCCGAGCTGTGCGGCCGGGTCACCGGGCTCAACCGGGGCCGCGGCGGGTCGATGCACGCCGCCGACTTCGGGGTCGGCGTGCTCGGCGCCAACGCCATCGTCGGGGCCGCCGGCGCGATCCTCACCGGAGCGGTGTGGGAGCGCCGGCGGCGCGGCGCCGACCTGGTCGGCGCCACGTTCTTCGGCGACGGCGCGGTCAACGAGGGGATGCTGCTGGAGGCGTTCAACCTGGCCGCGCTCTGGCGGGTGCCGGTGCTGTTCGTCTGCGAGAACAACGGCTACGCCACCACCATGCCGGTCGCCGGCGCGGTGGCCGGCACGATCGCCGGGCGGGCCGAGGCGTTCGGCATGCCGGCGACCGCCGTCGACGGCCAGGACCCGGAGACGGTACGCGAGGCCGCCGCCGCCGCAGTCGCGCGGATGCGCGCCGGCGGCGGGCCCGAGCTGATCGAGGCGCACACCTACCGGTTCGACGCCCACCACACGTTCGAACACCGGGTACGCCTCGACTACCGGCCGCCGCAGGAGGTGGCCGACGGCCGCTCCCGCGACCCGGTCGAGATCGCCGGTGCGCGGCTGGACCCGGCGGCGCGGGCCGAGATCGACGCCTCCGTCGAGGCGGTGCTGGCCGCCGCCGTCGACTTCGCGCTGGCCGGCCCGCACCCGGACCCGGCGACCGCCCTCGACCACCTGTACGCCAGCGGGCTGACCGCCCGGACCGGAGGTGGCTGA
- a CDS encoding phytanoyl-CoA dioxygenase family protein yields MTTIDPGLTAEEEALLPSDDDVRHYAEHGWYLSKKLFTDDEVDELVAATDRYYAGERDRRLPARPPKLAYWEPSRGDVQRHNDYVHHEHDGISRILRKPLIGAVAARLARATEIRIFQSTLIWKPPIAGEPSNIVPWHFDKHYWASSSSERMLTAFIPFHDCGEEMGTITMVDGSHRWREIGADDTVVRHFADRDRSQLEAMLAENAAFNHAEIRKIPMVIPKGHMSFHHCRTYHGSGANVSGRPRRAISLHLQDGDNAWREYPLSDGTLAAYNHDVLVRRTHEGRPDYADPDYCPVIWRDRAQQGG; encoded by the coding sequence ATGACCACCATCGATCCCGGGCTGACCGCCGAGGAGGAGGCGCTGCTGCCCTCCGACGACGACGTCCGGCACTACGCCGAGCACGGCTGGTACCTGTCGAAGAAGCTGTTCACCGACGACGAGGTGGACGAGTTGGTGGCGGCGACCGACCGCTACTACGCCGGGGAACGCGACCGGCGGTTGCCGGCGCGCCCGCCGAAGCTGGCCTACTGGGAGCCGTCGCGCGGCGACGTGCAGCGGCACAACGACTACGTCCACCACGAGCACGACGGGATCTCCCGCATCCTGCGCAAGCCGCTGATCGGGGCGGTCGCGGCCCGGCTGGCCCGGGCCACCGAGATCCGGATCTTCCAGTCGACGCTGATCTGGAAGCCGCCGATCGCCGGCGAGCCGTCGAACATCGTGCCCTGGCACTTCGACAAGCACTACTGGGCGTCCTCGTCGTCGGAGCGCATGCTCACCGCGTTCATCCCGTTCCACGACTGCGGCGAGGAGATGGGCACCATCACCATGGTGGACGGCTCGCACCGGTGGCGGGAGATCGGCGCGGACGACACGGTGGTGCGGCACTTCGCCGACCGGGACCGCAGCCAGTTGGAGGCGATGCTGGCCGAGAACGCGGCGTTCAACCACGCCGAGATCCGCAAGATCCCCATGGTGATCCCCAAGGGACACATGAGCTTCCACCACTGCCGCACCTACCACGGCAGCGGTGCGAACGTCAGCGGACGCCCCCGACGGGCGATCTCGCTGCATTTGCAGGACGGCGACAACGCCTGGCGGGAGTATCCGCTCTCCGACGGCACGCTCGCCGCGTACAACCACGACGTGCTGGTCCGCCGCACCCACGAGGGCCGGCCGGACTACGCGGACCCCGATTACTGCCCGGTCATCTGGCGCGACCGCGCCCAGCAGGGAGGCTGA
- a CDS encoding TetR/AcrR family transcriptional regulator — MSGASPNPADGGSTGPSIWTRPPRGSRGPTPTHSRDEIAAAAVALADTGGLDAVSMRAVAGALDMAAGSLYRHLSSRDDLLDLMVDRCVGELRPYPTDGGGWVDQFLLLARRQLALHRRHPWLADALGRRATPGPNTLAHFDACLRILQPVPAGAAAKFEAIAMVTGVVSLFARSAAATGAVTFDHVDMAAYPHLAAAFAGAATTPPDGDLFTRTLRALLTGLLTPAHHP, encoded by the coding sequence GTGAGCGGCGCATCCCCGAACCCGGCCGACGGCGGATCCACCGGACCGTCGATCTGGACCCGGCCGCCACGCGGCAGCCGCGGGCCCACCCCGACGCACAGCCGGGACGAGATCGCCGCCGCGGCGGTCGCGCTCGCCGACACCGGCGGGCTGGACGCCGTGTCGATGCGGGCGGTGGCCGGCGCGCTCGACATGGCCGCCGGCTCGCTCTACCGGCACCTGTCGTCCCGCGACGACCTGCTGGACCTGATGGTCGACAGGTGCGTGGGGGAGCTGCGGCCCTACCCGACCGACGGCGGCGGCTGGGTCGACCAGTTCCTGCTGCTGGCCCGCCGCCAGCTCGCGCTGCACCGGCGCCACCCGTGGCTGGCCGACGCGCTCGGCCGGCGCGCCACGCCCGGGCCGAACACGCTCGCCCACTTCGACGCCTGCCTGCGCATCCTGCAACCGGTGCCGGCCGGGGCCGCCGCGAAGTTCGAGGCGATCGCCATGGTCACCGGCGTCGTCTCGCTCTTCGCCCGCAGCGCGGCGGCGACAGGCGCGGTCACGTTCGACCACGTGGACATGGCGGCGTACCCCCATCTGGCCGCCGCGTTCGCCGGCGCAGCCACCACACCGCCCGACGGCGACCTGTTCACCCGTACCCTGCGCGCCCTGCTCACCGGCCTCCTGACCCCCGCCCACCACCCCTAA